In the genome of Telluria beijingensis, one region contains:
- the coxB gene encoding cytochrome c oxidase subunit II, with protein sequence MNDLQSVLHPAGADAAIIHQFTWVLFIGGTLIFVFVMALLALAMRRQARPVRPGIWLFGAGIAFPVVVLTALLAWSTWRSAQLAEQTSHKAMSISVTGKMWWWEVRYRDPASNREIITANEIHIPVGEPVYLGMTASDVIHSLWVPALAGKRDMIPGRVTGLTLRADKPGVYRGQCAEYCGEQHARMAFHVIALPRAEFDAWLARRAQPALPADTTVLQRGRDAFLAQQCQACHTIRGVTDVPPFSQQERIADTSRLGPDLTHVGSRREIAAGTLRNHRGTLAGWIADPQAIKPGVFMPPTPDLDGETLRAMATYLEHLK encoded by the coding sequence ATGAACGACCTGCAATCCGTCCTCCACCCGGCCGGCGCCGACGCCGCCATCATCCACCAGTTCACCTGGGTGCTGTTCATCGGCGGCACGCTCATCTTCGTGTTCGTGATGGCCTTGCTGGCGCTCGCCATGCGGCGACAGGCGCGCCCGGTCAGGCCCGGCATCTGGCTGTTCGGCGCCGGCATCGCCTTCCCGGTGGTGGTGCTCACCGCCCTGCTGGCATGGAGCACCTGGCGCAGCGCGCAACTGGCCGAACAGACCTCGCACAAGGCGATGAGCATTTCCGTCACCGGCAAGATGTGGTGGTGGGAAGTGCGCTACCGCGACCCTGCCAGCAATCGCGAGATCATCACCGCCAACGAAATCCACATCCCGGTCGGCGAACCGGTCTATCTCGGCATGACGGCCTCCGACGTGATCCACAGCCTGTGGGTGCCGGCGCTGGCCGGCAAGCGCGACATGATTCCGGGCCGCGTCACCGGCCTGACCCTGCGCGCCGACAAGCCGGGCGTCTACCGCGGCCAGTGCGCCGAATACTGCGGCGAGCAGCACGCGCGCATGGCCTTCCACGTGATCGCCCTGCCGCGCGCCGAATTCGACGCCTGGCTGGCGCGCCGGGCCCAGCCCGCGCTGCCGGCCGACACCACCGTGCTGCAGCGCGGCCGCGACGCCTTTTTGGCGCAGCAATGCCAGGCCTGCCACACCATCCGCGGCGTGACCGACGTGCCGCCGTTCTCGCAGCAGGAACGGATCGCCGACACCTCGCGCCTGGGGCCGGACCTGACCCACGTCGGCAGCCGCCGCGAGATCGCCGCCGGTACCCTGCGCAACCACCGCGGCACGCTGGCCGGCTGGATCGCCGACCCGCAAGCCATCAAGCCGGGCGTGTTCATGCCGCCCACCCCTGACCTGGACGGCGAGACCCTGCGCGCAATGGCCACCTATCTCGAGCACCTCAAATGA
- a CDS encoding c-type cytochrome, which translates to MNICQYDRLHPAWRTGAMLLCAVLASGCGSQDKSSRVEGGDPERGRLLTQQYQCAACHFIPEVQGTNGDAGPSLQYMGRLSYIAGSIPNQPENMIRFLQNPPAVKPGTLMPALGISEQEARHMAAFMYTLK; encoded by the coding sequence ATGAATATCTGTCAATACGATCGCCTGCATCCGGCCTGGCGCACCGGCGCCATGCTGCTGTGCGCCGTGCTGGCGAGCGGCTGCGGCAGCCAGGACAAGTCCAGCCGCGTCGAAGGCGGCGACCCGGAGCGCGGCCGCCTGCTGACCCAGCAATACCAGTGCGCCGCCTGCCACTTCATTCCCGAGGTGCAGGGCACGAACGGCGATGCCGGCCCTTCGCTGCAGTACATGGGCCGCCTGAGCTATATCGCGGGCAGCATCCCGAACCAGCCCGAGAACATGATCCGCTTCCTGCAGAACCCACCCGCGGTCAAGCCCGGCACCCTGATGCCGGCGCTCGGCATTTCCGAACAAGAGGCGCGCCATATGGCGGCTTTCATGTACACCCTGAAATGA
- a CDS encoding c-type cytochrome: MLSNRARLIVKTIALTLTGLGVAGAIGGLVVLRGGFYDISATEQHYPFIYTVLAQGMQASVAHHARDIVAPADLGAPARVPRGAALYQANCVQCHGGPGVAPSLHGLSMQPAPGPLVDADTNWKARELYWITRHGVKMSGMPAWEYHLSEDELWDVVAFVSAMPGMTQGDFRRLTGDPVAQSSTAGEAP, translated from the coding sequence ATGCTATCCAATCGTGCACGACTTATCGTCAAGACCATCGCGCTGACCCTGACGGGGTTGGGTGTGGCCGGCGCCATCGGCGGCCTGGTCGTGCTGCGCGGCGGCTTCTACGACATCAGCGCCACCGAGCAGCACTATCCGTTCATCTATACCGTGCTGGCCCAGGGCATGCAGGCCTCGGTTGCCCACCATGCGCGCGATATCGTGGCGCCCGCCGACCTGGGTGCGCCGGCACGGGTGCCGCGCGGCGCCGCGCTGTACCAGGCCAACTGCGTGCAATGCCATGGCGGCCCGGGCGTGGCGCCGTCGCTGCATGGCCTGAGCATGCAGCCGGCGCCGGGGCCGCTGGTCGATGCCGACACCAACTGGAAGGCGCGCGAGCTGTACTGGATCACCCGCCATGGGGTCAAGATGAGCGGCATGCCGGCCTGGGAATACCACCTGAGCGAAGACGAGTTGTGGGACGTGGTGGCGTTTGTCAGCGCCATGCCCGGCATGACGCAGGGCGATTTCCGGCGCCTGACCGGGGATCCCGTCGCCCAGTCATCGACCGCAGGGGAGGCGCCATGA
- a CDS encoding c-type cytochrome — protein sequence MNRTRIAALAILGMLLAGCGPTRPAPGIQGDPERGKVALTQYACHSCHIVPSIPGSKVYVGRPLDDMAERRYIAGKLPNNQHNLARWLMDPQAIDPGNAMPNLGVSERDAIDISAYLLSQ from the coding sequence ATGAACCGTACCCGCATCGCCGCGCTGGCGATCCTCGGCATGCTGCTGGCCGGCTGCGGTCCGACCCGGCCCGCGCCCGGCATCCAGGGCGACCCGGAACGCGGCAAGGTAGCGCTGACCCAATACGCCTGCCACTCCTGCCACATCGTCCCCAGCATCCCCGGTTCGAAGGTCTATGTCGGCCGGCCATTGGACGACATGGCCGAGCGCCGCTACATCGCGGGCAAGCTGCCGAACAACCAGCACAACCTGGCGCGCTGGCTCATGGACCCGCAAGCCATCGATCCGGGCAATGCGATGCCGAACCTGGGCGTGAGCGAGCGTGACGCGATCGACATCAGCGCCTATCTGCTCAGTCAATAA
- a CDS encoding fumarylacetoacetate hydrolase family protein, protein MRLVRYGRPDKEKPGLFDEEGRLRDLSGIIDDIDPSQLSGKALRKLAKIDHKTLPLVRGNPRLGVPVKGVGKFIGIGMNYADHVAETRSTMPSEPVFFTKAISSLNGPDDPIQLPKGSKKTDWEVELGVIIGERAQYVTEEEALKHVAGYCVVNDVSERAFQFEMGSQWDKGKGCDTFGPVGPFLVTRDEIYDVQDLDLYLELNGKRMQTGNTSSMIFSVAQIVSYVSRFMTLEPGDIITTGTPPGVGMGRAPQRFLKKGDQLRLGIAGLGEQQADVVAFPK, encoded by the coding sequence ATGAGATTGGTGCGCTATGGCCGCCCGGACAAAGAGAAGCCGGGCCTGTTCGACGAAGAGGGCCGCCTGCGCGACCTGTCCGGGATCATCGACGACATCGATCCGTCGCAGCTGTCCGGCAAGGCGCTGCGCAAGCTGGCGAAGATCGACCACAAGACGCTGCCGCTGGTGCGCGGCAATCCGCGCCTGGGCGTGCCGGTCAAGGGCGTCGGCAAATTCATCGGCATCGGCATGAACTATGCCGACCACGTCGCCGAGACCAGGTCCACGATGCCGAGCGAGCCGGTGTTCTTCACCAAGGCGATCAGCTCCCTGAACGGCCCGGACGACCCGATCCAGCTGCCGAAAGGCTCGAAGAAGACCGACTGGGAAGTCGAACTGGGCGTGATCATCGGCGAACGCGCGCAGTATGTGACCGAAGAAGAAGCACTGAAGCACGTGGCCGGCTACTGCGTGGTCAACGACGTCTCCGAGCGCGCCTTCCAGTTCGAGATGGGCTCGCAGTGGGACAAGGGCAAGGGCTGCGACACCTTCGGCCCGGTCGGTCCCTTCCTGGTCACGCGCGACGAGATCTACGACGTGCAAGACCTCGACCTGTACCTGGAACTGAATGGCAAGCGGATGCAGACCGGGAATACCTCGAGCATGATCTTCAGCGTGGCGCAGATCGTCAGCTATGTGTCGCGCTTCATGACCCTGGAGCCGGGCGACATCATCACCACCGGCACTCCGCCGGGCGTGGGCATGGGCCGTGCGCCGCAGCGCTTCCTCAAGAAGGGCGACCAGCTGCGCCTGGGGATTGCTGGCCTGGGCGAGCAGCAGGCCGACGTGGTCGCCTTCCCCAAATAA
- a CDS encoding carboxymuconolactone decarboxylase family protein → MSERLGPILDHELSAAQRAAAQEIAAGPRGAVYGPFVPLLRSPELMSHAQRMGEYLRYRSAIGGRLSELAILVTARQWDQQVEWAIHAPIAAQVGIPSSVIAAIAARERPADMLVDEAVVHDFCVELHEHKAVSDRVYADALALFGEHGVVDLIGINGYYTLLAMVMNTARTSVPEEGAWRMPD, encoded by the coding sequence ATGAGCGAGCGCCTCGGCCCCATCCTTGACCACGAACTGAGCGCGGCCCAGCGCGCCGCCGCCCAGGAGATCGCCGCCGGCCCGCGCGGCGCCGTGTACGGGCCCTTCGTGCCGCTGCTGCGCAGTCCCGAACTGATGAGTCATGCACAGCGCATGGGCGAATACCTGCGCTACCGCAGCGCGATCGGGGGACGGCTGTCGGAGCTGGCGATCCTGGTCACGGCGCGCCAGTGGGACCAGCAGGTGGAATGGGCGATCCATGCGCCGATCGCGGCCCAGGTGGGCATTCCCTCATCGGTGATTGCGGCCATCGCGGCGCGCGAGCGGCCGGCCGACATGCTGGTGGACGAGGCGGTGGTGCACGACTTCTGCGTCGAACTGCACGAGCACAAGGCGGTATCGGACCGGGTGTATGCGGACGCGCTCGCGCTGTTCGGCGAGCACGGCGTGGTCGACCTGATCGGGATCAACGGCTACTACACCCTGCTGGCCATGGTGATGAATACGGCGCGCACCAGCGTGCCCGAGGAGGGCGCGTGGCGCATGCCGGATTGA
- a CDS encoding aspartate aminotransferase family protein yields MSHIIHRSLRQVPPLAAGGEGIILRDTDGKAYIDASSGAAVSSLGHGHPDVIAAMHRQIDRCAYAHTAFFTTDVAEQLAKRLVDGGPPEMGGVYFVSGGSEAMETALKLARQYWVEMGEPQRTCFLARRQSYHGNTLGALGVGGNEWRRRAFAPLLKDALRVSACYEYRGRANGVSVDDYTAGLLDELETTILRAGAGNIIAFVAETVVGATGGAIPPTPGYFQGVREICDRHRILFIADEVMCGMGRTGTMYAIEQDGVAPDIVAVAKGLGAGYQPIGAVLAHQAIVDCLRSRSGMFQHGHTYIGHPVAASAALAVQQVIERDDLLARVRSRGAVLRRMLGDVFGVHEHVGDIRGRGLLLALEFVKDRETKEPFAPERKLHAAIKAEAMARGLLVYPMGGTIDGQHGDHVLLAPPFIATPADLSEIVSRLAEAVDAAVNPTR; encoded by the coding sequence ATGAGCCACATCATCCACCGCAGCCTGCGCCAGGTGCCGCCCCTCGCGGCCGGCGGCGAAGGCATCATCCTGCGCGACACCGACGGCAAGGCCTATATCGACGCCAGCAGCGGCGCCGCCGTGTCTTCGCTGGGCCACGGCCACCCGGACGTGATCGCGGCCATGCACCGCCAGATCGACCGCTGCGCCTATGCCCACACCGCCTTCTTCACCACCGATGTGGCCGAGCAGCTGGCCAAGCGCCTGGTCGACGGCGGGCCGCCAGAAATGGGCGGCGTGTATTTCGTCTCGGGCGGCTCCGAGGCGATGGAGACCGCGCTCAAGCTGGCGCGCCAGTACTGGGTCGAGATGGGCGAGCCGCAGCGCACCTGCTTCCTGGCGCGCCGCCAGAGCTATCACGGCAACACGCTCGGCGCGCTGGGCGTGGGCGGCAACGAGTGGCGCCGGCGCGCCTTCGCGCCGCTGTTGAAGGATGCGCTGCGGGTCTCGGCCTGCTACGAATACCGCGGCCGCGCCAATGGCGTGAGCGTCGACGACTACACCGCCGGCCTGCTCGACGAGCTGGAAACCACCATCCTGCGCGCCGGCGCCGGGAACATCATCGCCTTCGTGGCCGAGACGGTGGTGGGGGCGACCGGCGGCGCCATCCCGCCCACGCCAGGCTATTTCCAGGGCGTGCGCGAGATATGCGACCGGCATCGCATCCTGTTCATCGCCGACGAAGTCATGTGCGGCATGGGCCGCACCGGCACCATGTACGCGATCGAGCAGGACGGCGTGGCGCCCGACATCGTGGCCGTGGCCAAGGGCCTGGGCGCCGGCTACCAGCCGATCGGCGCGGTGCTGGCGCACCAGGCCATCGTCGACTGCCTGCGCAGCCGCAGCGGCATGTTCCAGCATGGGCACACCTATATCGGCCATCCGGTGGCGGCCAGCGCGGCGCTGGCGGTGCAGCAGGTGATCGAGCGCGACGACTTGCTGGCGCGGGTGCGCAGCCGCGGCGCGGTGCTGCGGCGCATGCTGGGCGACGTGTTCGGGGTGCACGAACACGTGGGCGACATCCGCGGGCGCGGGCTGCTGCTGGCGCTGGAATTCGTGAAGGATCGTGAAACGAAGGAGCCGTTCGCGCCTGAGCGCAAGCTGCATGCGGCGATCAAGGCCGAGGCGATGGCGCGCGGCCTGCTGGTCTATCCGATGGGAGGGACGATCGATGGACAGCACGGCGACCATGTGCTGCTGGCGCCGCCGTTCATTGCGACGCCGGCGGATCTGTCGGAGATCGTGTCGCGGTTGGCAGAGGCAGTGGATGCAGCTGTTAACCCTACGCGATAA
- a CDS encoding alpha/beta hydrolase, whose amino-acid sequence MSQLLENIEIETAPNPSIAIIWLHGLGADGNDFVPIVRELDLAGLPGIRFVFPHANTMPVTINGGYVMRSWYDIVATDLVRREDEAGLRASQLQVEALIAREKARGIPASRIILAGFSQGCAMTLQTGLRHPEPLAGMMCLSGYLPLASVAGAERTEQSKATPIFMAHGVQDPVVPFARAEDSRKVLESLGYQVEWHAYQMQHTLCLEEVQDIAKWIRKVIA is encoded by the coding sequence ATGAGCCAGCTGCTGGAAAACATCGAGATCGAAACCGCGCCGAATCCGTCCATTGCGATCATCTGGCTGCACGGCCTGGGCGCCGATGGCAACGACTTCGTGCCGATCGTGCGCGAACTCGACCTGGCCGGCCTGCCCGGCATCCGTTTCGTGTTCCCGCATGCGAACACGATGCCGGTGACGATCAATGGCGGCTACGTGATGCGCTCGTGGTACGACATCGTCGCCACCGACCTGGTGCGGCGCGAAGACGAAGCCGGCCTGCGCGCCTCGCAGCTGCAGGTCGAGGCGCTGATCGCGCGCGAGAAGGCGCGCGGCATCCCGGCCTCGCGCATCATCCTGGCCGGCTTCTCGCAGGGCTGCGCGATGACCCTGCAGACCGGCCTGCGCCACCCGGAGCCACTGGCCGGCATGATGTGCCTGTCGGGCTACCTGCCGCTGGCAAGCGTCGCCGGCGCCGAGCGCACCGAGCAAAGCAAGGCCACGCCGATCTTCATGGCGCACGGCGTGCAGGATCCGGTGGTGCCGTTCGCGCGTGCCGAAGACTCGCGCAAGGTGCTCGAATCGCTCGGCTACCAGGTCGAGTGGCATGCCTACCAGATGCAGCACACCTTGTGCCTGGAAGAGGTGCAGGACATCGCGAAGTGGATTCGTAAAGTTATCGCGTAG
- the mog gene encoding molybdopterin adenylyltransferase, which produces MTSPNPSNSASNPELVIGLVSVSDRASGGVYEDKGIPALTEWLAGAITTPYRIETRLIPDERAAIEATLVELVDTARCHLVLTTGGTGPARRDVTPEATLAVATKEMPGFGEQMRQISLRFVPTAILSRQTAVIRETLEHAALIMNLPGQPKSIKETLEGLKDDAGNTVVGGIFAAVPYCIDLIGGPYMETDPAVSKTFRPKSALRTPTV; this is translated from the coding sequence ATGACGAGTCCGAATCCGAGTAACAGCGCGAGTAATCCAGAACTGGTGATCGGCCTGGTGTCGGTCTCCGACCGCGCCAGCGGCGGCGTGTACGAAGACAAGGGCATTCCCGCCTTGACCGAATGGCTGGCCGGGGCGATCACGACCCCATATCGCATCGAGACGCGCCTGATCCCCGACGAGCGCGCCGCCATCGAGGCGACCCTGGTCGAGCTGGTCGACACGGCGCGCTGCCACCTGGTGCTGACCACCGGCGGCACCGGCCCGGCGCGACGCGACGTTACGCCCGAGGCCACGCTGGCCGTCGCCACGAAAGAGATGCCCGGATTCGGCGAGCAGATGCGCCAGATCAGCCTGCGCTTCGTGCCGACTGCCATCCTGTCGCGCCAGACCGCCGTGATCCGCGAGACGCTTGAGCATGCGGCCCTGATCATGAACCTGCCGGGCCAACCGAAGTCGATCAAGGAAACCCTCGAAGGGCTGAAGGACGATGCAGGCAACACGGTCGTCGGCGGCATTTTCGCGGCCGTCCCCTATTGCATCGACCTGATCGGCGGTCCGTACATGGAAACCGACCCGGCCGTGAGCAAGACCTTCCGTCCCAAATCGGCGCTGCGTACGCCAACCGTTTAA
- the yjgA gene encoding ribosome biogenesis factor YjgA — translation MPNPNRGSVGFQSNEFEPEYDRPSKSELKRQSNELQKLGEQLVDAPRDRVKRVPMPDDIRDVILETQTITNHEGRRRALQFVGKKMRTLDEEEIAVIQRTIDSWKGASKAETAALHALERRREKLLADDKALTTLLEENPELDVQHLRTLIRNARKEVAESKPPKAYREIFQILKDLGKKKKADADAEEEGNDDESESE, via the coding sequence ATGCCTAATCCAAATCGCGGCTCGGTCGGCTTCCAGTCGAACGAATTCGAACCCGAATACGACCGCCCTTCCAAGTCGGAACTCAAGCGCCAGTCGAACGAGTTGCAAAAGCTCGGCGAACAGCTCGTCGACGCCCCGCGCGACCGCGTCAAGCGCGTGCCGATGCCGGACGATATTCGCGATGTCATCCTTGAAACCCAGACCATCACCAACCACGAAGGCCGCCGCCGCGCGCTGCAGTTCGTGGGCAAGAAGATGCGCACCCTGGACGAGGAAGAAATCGCCGTCATCCAGCGCACCATCGACAGCTGGAAAGGCGCCTCGAAGGCCGAGACGGCCGCCCTGCACGCGCTCGAGCGCCGCCGCGAAAAGCTCCTCGCCGACGACAAGGCGCTGACCACCCTGCTCGAAGAAAATCCCGAACTCGACGTCCAGCACCTGCGCACGCTGATCCGCAACGCGCGCAAGGAAGTTGCCGAATCCAAGCCGCCGAAGGCCTACCGCGAGATCTTCCAGATCCTGAAGGACCTGGGCAAGAAGAAGAAAGCCGACGCCGACGCTGAAGAAGAAGGCAACGATGACGAGTCCGAATCCGAGTAA
- the pmbA gene encoding metalloprotease PmbA gives MKDTAFTHTQDQLKQLARDVLAFAREQGATDASVEISEGSGLSVSVRKGNIETIEQNKDKGLGVTVYVGQRRGNASTSDFSTASLKATVEAAANIARFTAEDDCAGLPDADLLETNPRDLRLFYPWQIDTEEAVELAKRCENAAFEVDKRITNSEGASVYVQQSHFVGANTRGFIGGYPFSRHTISVAPIAGKGNKMQRDDWYTSSRNPKELAKPEKVGRYAAERALARLNARKLNTRTCPVLFEAPLAAGLLGAFVQAVSGGALYRKSTFLLDTLGKQVFPSHIQIVEDPHLIGAVGSAPFDEEGVKTVRRKVIKDGVLQGYFLSSYSARKLGMQTTGNAGGSHNLEIVSKDTRRSDDFEGMLRKLGTGLLVTELMGQGVNYVTGDYSRGASGYWVENGVIQYPVEEITIAGNMREMFQQIVAVGNDTLVRGNKTTGSILIEKMVIAGN, from the coding sequence ATGAAAGACACCGCTTTTACCCACACCCAGGATCAGCTCAAACAGCTGGCGCGCGACGTGCTGGCCTTCGCCCGCGAGCAGGGCGCGACCGACGCCTCGGTCGAGATCAGCGAAGGGAGCGGTCTGTCGGTTTCTGTACGTAAAGGCAACATCGAGACAATCGAGCAAAACAAGGACAAGGGCCTTGGCGTCACCGTCTACGTGGGCCAGCGGCGCGGCAATGCCAGCACCTCCGATTTCTCGACCGCCTCGCTCAAGGCCACCGTCGAGGCGGCGGCCAATATTGCCCGCTTCACTGCCGAGGACGATTGCGCCGGCCTGCCCGATGCCGATTTGCTCGAGACCAATCCCCGCGATCTGCGCCTGTTCTACCCCTGGCAGATCGACACCGAAGAAGCGGTCGAGCTGGCCAAGCGCTGCGAGAATGCCGCTTTCGAGGTCGACAAGCGCATCACCAATAGCGAAGGCGCCAGCGTCTACGTGCAGCAGTCGCATTTCGTCGGCGCCAACACGCGCGGCTTCATCGGCGGCTATCCGTTCTCGCGCCACACGATCTCGGTGGCGCCGATCGCCGGCAAGGGCAACAAGATGCAGCGCGACGACTGGTACACTTCGTCGCGCAACCCGAAAGAACTGGCCAAGCCAGAGAAAGTCGGCCGCTACGCCGCCGAGCGCGCGCTGGCGCGCCTGAACGCGCGCAAGCTCAACACCCGCACCTGCCCGGTACTGTTCGAGGCGCCGCTGGCCGCCGGCCTGCTGGGCGCCTTCGTGCAAGCCGTGTCGGGCGGCGCGCTGTACCGCAAGTCGACCTTCCTGCTCGACACCCTGGGCAAGCAGGTATTCCCCTCGCATATCCAGATCGTCGAAGACCCGCACCTGATCGGCGCGGTCGGCTCGGCGCCGTTCGATGAAGAAGGCGTCAAGACCGTGCGCCGCAAGGTGATCAAGGATGGCGTGCTGCAGGGGTACTTCCTGTCCTCTTACTCGGCGCGCAAGCTGGGCATGCAGACCACCGGCAATGCCGGCGGCTCGCACAATCTCGAGATCGTCTCGAAAGACACCCGCCGCAGCGACGATTTCGAAGGCATGCTGCGCAAGCTCGGCACCGGCCTGCTGGTGACCGAGCTGATGGGGCAGGGCGTCAATTACGTGACCGGCGATTATTCGCGCGGGGCGTCCGGCTACTGGGTCGAGAACGGCGTCATCCAGTACCCGGTCGAAGAAATCACCATCGCCGGCAATATGCGCGAGATGTTCCAGCAGATCGTTGCCGTTGGTAACGACACCCTCGTGCGCGGCAACAAGACCACCGGCTCGATCCTGATCGAGAAGATGGTCATTGCCGGCAACTAA
- a CDS encoding M14 family metallopeptidase, whose translation MSIKISSQFDAGAIEVVNATSANAIDLNIRKDSHADIIQWFYFRLQGAQGEACSIRLLNAGKAAYPAGWEGYQAMASYDRVNWFRVPTSFDGQVLTIEHTPGMDSVYYAYFEPYSWERHLELLDRAQMSENVRMLDLGSTVDGRDLNMLVIGEPAEGKKKVWVIARQHPGETMAEWFVEGMLDALLDPAHPFGRQLLKESVFYVVPNMNPDGSVRGNLRTNAAGANLNREWLKPSMERSPEVFLVLQKMHETGVDLCLDVHGDEGLPYVFVAGSESLPNFTKEQGEAQDRFIADFKIASPDFQDVHGYGATPYTEETLTMGSPHITHAFGCLSLTLELPFKDNANDPDPQVGWDGARSARLGAAVLQPVLNAIRAVR comes from the coding sequence ATGTCTATCAAGATCAGCAGCCAATTCGACGCTGGCGCCATCGAGGTCGTGAACGCCACCAGCGCCAACGCCATCGACCTGAACATCCGCAAGGACTCGCACGCCGACATCATCCAGTGGTTCTACTTCCGCCTGCAGGGCGCGCAAGGCGAAGCCTGCTCCATCCGCCTGCTCAACGCCGGCAAGGCCGCCTATCCGGCCGGCTGGGAAGGCTACCAGGCGATGGCGAGCTATGATCGCGTGAACTGGTTCCGCGTGCCGACCAGTTTCGACGGCCAGGTGCTCACCATCGAGCACACCCCGGGCATGGACAGCGTCTACTACGCCTATTTCGAGCCGTATTCGTGGGAACGCCACCTGGAACTGCTGGACCGCGCCCAGATGTCCGAGAACGTGCGCATGCTCGACCTGGGTTCGACCGTCGACGGCCGCGACCTGAACATGCTGGTGATCGGCGAACCGGCCGAGGGTAAAAAGAAGGTGTGGGTGATCGCACGCCAGCACCCGGGCGAGACGATGGCCGAATGGTTTGTCGAAGGCATGCTCGACGCCCTGCTCGACCCGGCCCACCCGTTCGGGCGCCAGTTACTGAAAGAGTCGGTGTTCTACGTGGTGCCGAACATGAACCCGGACGGCTCGGTGCGCGGCAACCTGCGCACCAATGCGGCCGGCGCGAACCTGAACCGCGAGTGGCTCAAGCCGAGCATGGAGCGCAGCCCAGAAGTGTTCCTGGTGCTGCAGAAGATGCACGAGACGGGCGTCGACCTGTGCCTGGACGTGCACGGCGACGAAGGCCTGCCCTACGTGTTCGTGGCCGGCAGCGAATCGCTGCCGAACTTCACCAAGGAGCAGGGAGAAGCGCAAGACCGCTTCATCGCCGACTTCAAGATCGCCAGCCCGGACTTCCAGGACGTGCATGGCTACGGCGCGACGCCCTACACCGAAGAGACCCTGACCATGGGTTCGCCACACATCACCCACGCCTTCGGCTGCCTGTCGTTGACCCTGGAACTGCCGTTCAAGGACAATGCCAACGACCCGGATCCGCAAGTCGGCTGGGACGGCGCACGTAGCGCGCGCCTGGGTGCGGCGGTGCTGCAGCCGGTGTTGAACGCGATCCGCGCGGTCAGGTAA
- a CDS encoding LysR family transcriptional regulator has protein sequence MNDLKPYAVFAETVSSGSMSAAARRLGMSPSAVSQTIRALEQQAGVTLLHRSTRKLTLTEAGARCYPHCLRLLEAANAAGDSLLHARDAPSGELRVAAPVGFGAHIAPALAPVLAAWPQLRLRLLVDDAMIDLVEARVDIAVRAGQLPDSRWIARRLCQFEVILCAAPAYLERHGMPESPQALMDHHWLGSMREANEPKGDDRAPSMELDLRQGALHDNVRVDLRIVSNNQLSLQQMCEQGMGLARLGHADVHPALERGLLVRVLPHWQLAALPVAAMTPRRDGDPAKVKVALDALQRHFAALPGTRPA, from the coding sequence ATGAACGACCTGAAACCCTATGCGGTGTTCGCCGAGACGGTATCGAGTGGCTCCATGAGCGCGGCCGCGCGCCGCCTCGGCATGAGCCCTTCCGCCGTCAGCCAGACCATCCGCGCGCTGGAACAACAAGCCGGCGTCACCCTGCTGCACCGCTCGACCCGCAAGCTGACGCTGACCGAAGCCGGCGCGCGCTGCTATCCGCACTGCCTGCGCCTGCTGGAAGCCGCCAACGCGGCTGGCGATTCGCTGCTGCATGCGCGCGATGCGCCGAGCGGCGAGCTGCGGGTGGCGGCGCCGGTCGGCTTCGGCGCCCACATCGCGCCGGCCCTGGCGCCGGTGCTGGCCGCCTGGCCGCAGCTGCGCCTGCGCTTGCTGGTCGACGACGCCATGATCGACCTGGTCGAGGCCCGCGTCGACATCGCCGTGCGCGCCGGCCAGTTGCCCGATTCGCGCTGGATCGCGCGCCGCCTGTGCCAGTTCGAGGTCATCCTGTGCGCGGCGCCCGCCTACCTCGAACGCCACGGCATGCCGGAGTCGCCGCAGGCACTGATGGACCATCACTGGCTCGGTTCGATGCGCGAAGCGAATGAACCGAAGGGCGACGATAGAGCACCGTCGATGGAACTCGACTTGCGGCAGGGAGCGCTGCACGACAACGTGCGGGTCGACCTGCGCATCGTGAGCAACAACCAGCTTTCGCTGCAGCAGATGTGCGAGCAAGGCATGGGGCTGGCGCGCCTGGGCCATGCCGACGTCCATCCTGCGCTCGAACGCGGCCTTCTCGTGCGCGTGCTGCCGCACTGGCAGCTGGCGGCGCTGCCGGTGGCGGCCATGACGCCGCGGCGCGACGGTGATCCAGCCAAGGTCAAGGTAGCGCTGGACGCCTTGCAGCGCCATTTCGCCGCCCTGCCTGGCACCCGGCCCGCCTAG